In Paroedura picta isolate Pp20150507F chromosome 1, Ppicta_v3.0, whole genome shotgun sequence, the following are encoded in one genomic region:
- the HTR1B gene encoding 5-hydroxytryptamine receptor 1B, which translates to MEQPRPCPESLDSLNAFHTNDSYPAPNCSEEGAAYQDATPLSWKVVLTIILALITLATMLSNAFVIATVYQTRKLHTPANYLIASLAVTDLLVSILVMPISTMYTVTGKWTLGQVVCDIWLSSDITCCTASILHLCVIALDRYWAITDAVEYSTKRTPKRAAGMIALVWVFSISISMPPLFWRQSKAEEVADCVVNTDHILYTIYSTVGAFYFPTLLLIILYGRIYVEARSRILKQTPKNMGKRLTRAHLITDSPGSTSSVTSINCKASEASSETGSPVYMNQVKVKVSDALLEKKKLTAARERKATKTLGIILGAFIVCWLPFFIITLVLPICKDACWFHMAIFDFFTWLGYLNSLINPIIYTMSNEDFKQAFHKLIRFRCTS; encoded by the coding sequence ATGGAGCAGCCCAGACCCTGCCCAGAAAGTCTGGACAGCCTGAACGCCTTCCATACTAATGACTCCTACCCTGCCCCCAACTGCAGCGAAGAAGGGGCTGCCTACCAAGATGCCACCCCTCTCTCCTGGAAGGTGGTCCTGACCATCATCTTGGCCCTCATCACTCTGGCCACCATGCTGTCCAACGCTTTTGTCATTGCCACCGTCTACCAGACTCGAAAGCTCCACACGCCAGCCAACTATCTCATTGCTTCTTTGGCTGTCACTGACCTTCTGGTGTCCATCCTCGTCATGCCAATCAGCACCATGTACACTGTGACAGGGAAATGGACCTTGGGCCAGGTAGTCTGTGACATCTGGCTCTCTTCAGACATCACGTGTTGCACTGCTTCCATTCTCCACTTGTGTGTCATTGCCCTGGACAGATACTGGGCCATAACTGATGCCGTTGAATACTCGACCAAAAGGACTCCTAAGAGGGCAGCTGGCATGATTGCTTTGGTGTGGGTCTTCTCCATCTCCATTTCGATGCCCCCCTTGTTCTGGCGCCAGTCGAAAGCTGAAGAGGTGGCTGACTGTGTGGTAAACACAGATCATATCTTGTATACAATCTATTCCACGGTGGGAGCCTTCTACTTTCCCACCCTGTTACTGATCATCTTGTATGGAAGGATCTACGTGGAAGCCAGATCTCGAATTTTGAAACAGACACCAAAGAACATGGGCAAAAGGTTAACCCGAGCTCACTTAATAACTGATTCTCCTGGGTCAACTTCATCGGTCACTTCCATAAACTGCAAAGCCTCAGAGGCATCCAGTGAAACAGGATCTCCGGTATATATGAATCAAGTCAAAGTGAAGGTCTCGGATGCCCTGCTGGAAAAAAAGAAGCTGACGGCTGCTAGAGAACGGAAAGCTACCAAGACTTTGGGGATTATTTTAGGAGCTTTCATTGTGTGCTGGCTGCCCTTCTTCATCATCACCTTGGTGTTGCCTATTTGTAAAGATGCTTGCTGGTTTCACATGGCCATCTTTGACTTTTTCACTTGGTTGGGATACCTTAACTCATTGATCAACCCCATCATCTATACCATGTCCAATGAAGACTTCAAACAGGCGTTTCATAAATTGATACGGTTTCGATGCACAAGCTGA